Proteins found in one Desulfurobacteriaceae bacterium genomic segment:
- a CDS encoding HDIG domain-containing metalloprotein — translation MRNMKADKTVNWYLYGLAFLCAVFITFVMLPVGFVNIPKLKPGDVSPVDIRSPISVKTINKEATERAKEEAKKRVSPVFVYNPEAEKRIKEILQTITNLSISEKRKIKNLISSYYKHGVISFIPKSSGKIVIITPKGMEEREINSFLTTQQLEKKLKKDISQIVRSPQKQEEILKKLLPFLNPNYVYSKEETAKLKEEIEKKVKPVYITLKKGEVIVRKGDIVTSLDAEKIEIIRKESSRWKDWNKYFSIFLVSAVTFYVMIKLYRIISPTASEDIRNIIFSFSVVVLDIFLMRIFTFFAKLLFETLNIPIEENLIYVPIITSTIFASMFITKKVATLHILPISIIPSFLFSKPEIYIIPVMIGTVFSCFDSRKYRSREIIYKSAFFAGLAIAILQAVMFVYYKGFIFNAQIIIQFALSMLGALVTAIVVNGLSPLFINIFKFTTDMVYMELINLNHPLLRKLILRAPGTYSHSVMVATLAEAAAETIGANALLAKAGGLFHDIGKLKNPAAFIENQLNGINIHDNLPPEKSAEILRSHVECGEELGRKYGLPEKIIDIIKQHHGTKFMKYFYHKAKELEGKETEEKKFRYPGPKPQFKESGIVMLADTVEAAVRSMKDKNIDLDTFIHKLIMDMVEDGQLNQSGLSLKDISLIEKVFKKVLSGVYHNRIEYPDDKDSKGNNKGN, via the coding sequence ATGAGGAACATGAAAGCAGACAAAACGGTTAACTGGTACCTTTACGGTTTAGCATTTTTGTGTGCGGTTTTTATTACTTTTGTAATGCTTCCTGTTGGATTTGTAAATATACCTAAACTGAAACCTGGGGATGTTAGTCCTGTTGACATTCGTTCTCCTATAAGTGTTAAAACGATAAACAAAGAGGCAACTGAAAGAGCAAAGGAAGAAGCAAAGAAGAGAGTTAGTCCCGTTTTTGTTTATAATCCTGAAGCTGAGAAAAGAATAAAAGAAATATTGCAAACTATTACAAATTTATCTATTTCTGAAAAAAGAAAGATTAAAAATCTAATATCTTCTTACTATAAACACGGGGTCATCTCCTTCATTCCGAAAAGCTCTGGAAAGATAGTAATCATTACCCCCAAAGGAATGGAAGAAAGAGAGATAAATAGCTTTCTTACAACTCAACAATTAGAAAAAAAACTTAAAAAGGATATTTCGCAAATTGTTAGAAGTCCCCAAAAGCAAGAAGAAATTCTAAAAAAGCTTTTACCATTCCTAAATCCTAATTACGTTTACAGCAAAGAAGAAACCGCAAAACTAAAGGAAGAAATCGAAAAAAAGGTCAAACCTGTCTATATAACTCTGAAAAAAGGAGAAGTTATTGTAAGAAAAGGAGATATAGTTACCAGCTTGGACGCTGAAAAAATAGAAATAATTAGAAAAGAAAGCAGTAGATGGAAGGACTGGAATAAGTATTTTTCAATTTTTTTAGTTTCTGCAGTTACATTCTATGTAATGATAAAACTTTACAGAATAATAAGTCCAACAGCTTCTGAAGACATCAGGAATATTATCTTCTCCTTCAGTGTTGTTGTTTTGGATATATTCTTAATGCGTATATTTACTTTTTTCGCAAAGTTGTTATTTGAAACGCTAAATATTCCAATAGAAGAAAATCTTATATATGTTCCGATAATTACTTCAACAATTTTTGCATCTATGTTTATCACTAAAAAAGTGGCTACCCTTCACATTCTACCTATTTCTATTATTCCTTCTTTCCTGTTCTCAAAACCTGAAATCTACATAATCCCTGTAATGATAGGAACTGTTTTTTCTTGTTTTGACTCTAGAAAGTACAGAAGTAGGGAAATCATTTACAAAAGTGCCTTTTTTGCAGGATTAGCAATAGCTATCTTACAGGCTGTTATGTTTGTTTATTACAAAGGATTTATCTTTAACGCTCAAATCATCATTCAATTTGCCCTTTCTATGCTCGGGGCTCTTGTAACGGCTATCGTTGTTAACGGACTAAGTCCTTTATTTATAAACATCTTTAAGTTTACAACAGATATGGTTTACATGGAACTTATAAACCTTAACCATCCTCTGCTTAGGAAACTTATATTGAGAGCGCCAGGAACTTACAGCCATTCCGTAATGGTAGCTACCTTAGCTGAAGCTGCAGCTGAAACCATTGGAGCAAATGCCCTCCTTGCTAAAGCCGGAGGACTTTTCCACGATATTGGAAAGCTCAAGAATCCGGCCGCTTTCATTGAAAACCAATTGAACGGTATAAATATTCACGATAACCTTCCACCAGAAAAGAGTGCTGAAATTTTGCGTTCCCACGTTGAGTGTGGAGAAGAACTTGGAAGGAAGTATGGTTTACCTGAAAAAATTATTGACATAATAAAACAGCACCATGGAACAAAATTTATGAAATACTTTTACCATAAAGCTAAAGAACTTGAAGGGAAAGAAACTGAAGAAAAGAAGTTTAGATATCCTGGTCCAAAACCTCAGTTTAAAGAATCAGGAATTGTAATGCTTGCAGATACAGTAGAAGCTGCAGTTAGGTCTATGAAAGACAAGAACATTGATCTAGATACCTTTATCCATAAACTCATAATGGATATGGTAGAGGACGGTCAATTAAACCAAAGCGGTTTATCTTTAAAAGATATCTCTCTGATAGAAAAGGTTTTCAAAAAAGTTCTCTCTGGAGTTTACCATAACCGTATAGAGTATCCCGATGATAAGGACAG